Proteins encoded by one window of Salvia splendens isolate huo1 chromosome 5, SspV2, whole genome shotgun sequence:
- the LOC121804193 gene encoding disease resistance protein Pik-1-like — MSDEKSRSKALKICVGTWGVESTALSGAEKDQVVVVVGESIDAVELMRQLRKGVAHAELVSVGEDKKEDTNKPAAAVVTPANVTPVVWSYPPHYVGYNNYPIYESSSSDSCTIM, encoded by the coding sequence ATGAGCGACGAGAAATCCCGCTCCAAAGCCCTAAAAATCTGCGTGGGGACATGGGGAGTGGAATCAACGGCGTTGTCGGGGGCGGAGAAGGatcaggtggtggtggtggtgggagaGAGCATCGACGCGGTTGAGCTCATGCGGCAGCTGAGGAAGGGCGTGGCCCACGCGGAGCTCGTGAGCGTCGGTGAGGATAAGAAAGAAGATACTAATAAGCCCGCCgccgcggtggtgacgccggcgAATGTGACGCCTGTTGTCTGGTCGTACCCGCCGCACTACGTCGGGTACAACAACTACCCGATTTACGAGAGCTCGTCAAGCGACTCTTGCACGATTATGTGA